The Methanococcoides methylutens MM1 genome has a window encoding:
- a CDS encoding MarR family transcriptional regulator, with amino-acid sequence MAKENPEYLFLQEKPTLALLAIWFYGRTYASVITKEINSTFAHTTKILSRMEEDGLVEFNVEGRIKYVELTEKGFNVVSLLKELIVSLGGELPDEYDLEGRHEVSEPELDPASNEIMEKIKKLRLKVETIYRELVSSDADEATTKRRLGPFSRELAMIGEMIDSAEVPVDDEVIDAFNATREVFLSLLNKNG; translated from the coding sequence GTGGCAAAGGAAAATCCGGAATATCTGTTCTTGCAGGAGAAGCCAACACTTGCATTACTGGCAATCTGGTTCTATGGAAGAACTTATGCCTCTGTAATTACAAAGGAGATCAATTCTACATTCGCACACACGACAAAGATACTTTCAAGAATGGAAGAGGACGGTCTTGTAGAATTCAATGTGGAAGGGCGTATAAAGTATGTTGAGCTGACCGAGAAAGGGTTTAATGTTGTTTCGCTTCTGAAGGAGCTTATTGTATCTCTGGGTGGAGAACTTCCGGATGAATATGACCTTGAAGGCCGCCATGAGGTTAGTGAGCCAGAACTTGACCCGGCATCGAACGAGATCATGGAAAAGATCAAAAAACTGCGCCTCAAGGTTGAGACAATCTACAGGGAGCTTGTATCCTCTGATGCAGATGAAGCCACCACAAAGAGGAGGCTTGGACCTTTCAGCCGCGAACTTGCTATGATAGGTGAAATGATCGATTCTGCTGAGGTACCTGTGGACGATGAGGTCATTGATGCTTTTAATGCCACCAGGGAAGTCTTCCTGTCGCTTCTGAACAAAAACGGTTAA
- a CDS encoding DUF2110 family protein, whose protein sequence is METAILNIKLYSNFERALNSAAFMLENELKDLDAGVILSVDPEGWLQLEILGEDDVFAANFLIDKYGTPVKSVVNGSIYKGFISSIDDEGITVDIGTDVKVLPEALKVLGVGSVSQIASRFGLIPHLPVSVKIEGQDGMITGSFTREQVDLFWTWKKATTDRLIVNSVTRSELKAAIKKKGHGRDIYGIERLGILENAVVCREDTDGPGIVAEIGPLVKADIGVIRGTH, encoded by the coding sequence ATGGAAACAGCAATTCTGAATATCAAATTATATTCTAATTTTGAACGTGCATTGAACTCTGCGGCGTTCATGCTCGAGAACGAGCTTAAGGACCTTGATGCAGGGGTCATACTGTCTGTTGATCCGGAAGGGTGGCTTCAGCTGGAAATCTTAGGTGAGGATGATGTGTTTGCAGCCAATTTCCTTATCGACAAGTATGGAACTCCTGTCAAAAGCGTGGTAAATGGAAGTATCTACAAGGGTTTCATTTCTTCCATTGATGATGAAGGGATAACTGTGGATATCGGTACTGATGTAAAGGTCCTTCCTGAGGCTCTTAAAGTTCTTGGAGTTGGCAGCGTATCACAGATCGCTTCCCGCTTTGGCCTGATCCCACACCTGCCGGTATCTGTGAAGATCGAAGGGCAGGATGGAATGATCACAGGCAGCTTCACCAGGGAACAGGTCGATCTTTTCTGGACCTGGAAGAAAGCAACCACCGACAGGTTAATTGTGAACTCTGTTACACGTTCCGAACTGAAGGCTGCTATCAAGAAAAAGGGTCATGGAAGGGATATTTACGGCATTGAAAGGCTTGGCATTCTGGAAAATGCGGTAGTCTGCCGTGAGGACACCGATGGTCCCGGAATTGTTGCTGAGATCGGCCCTCTTGTGAAAGCGGACATCGGTGTTATAAGGGGAACTCACTGA
- a CDS encoding V4R domain-containing protein, producing MKGEGHTALFSNSDGIIAIEGPVKLQIMELLKESSRSFDEIVKYTGKAKSTISVHLSDLKQHNLLEERIDPNDRRKKTYVMCSQYAACSQKPVVEHYHETLKRFTNTFDTEIDILTTFFHAVQSGFEAQGINHRPIMETIGQDIGIRLAENFNSTYLEGLFEEVADYWDMHKLGCLSVLSYDPLAIKIDDCFVCKGAPDIGQNLCSFSEGLLQGIIYRKLNMQCNIVEVECHGNGYDHCLFVMQ from the coding sequence ATGAAAGGAGAAGGTCACACTGCCCTATTTTCAAACAGTGACGGCATTATTGCCATTGAGGGTCCGGTAAAGCTCCAGATAATGGAGTTACTGAAAGAAAGTTCCAGATCGTTCGATGAGATAGTAAAATATACGGGAAAAGCAAAATCCACCATCTCTGTACACCTGAGTGACCTTAAGCAACATAACCTCCTCGAAGAACGGATCGATCCCAACGACCGGCGCAAGAAGACCTATGTAATGTGTTCCCAGTATGCTGCGTGTTCCCAGAAACCCGTAGTTGAACACTATCATGAGACACTGAAACGATTTACGAACACTTTCGATACTGAAATTGATATACTTACAACTTTTTTTCACGCCGTCCAGAGCGGCTTTGAGGCACAGGGGATCAACCACAGGCCTATAATGGAAACCATCGGACAGGATATAGGCATAAGACTTGCCGAAAATTTCAACTCAACATATCTCGAGGGGCTTTTTGAAGAAGTAGCTGATTACTGGGACATGCACAAGCTCGGATGTCTTTCTGTTCTATCCTATGACCCCCTCGCAATTAAGATCGATGACTGCTTTGTGTGTAAAGGTGCACCTGACATCGGCCAGAACCTATGCTCTTTTAGTGAAGGCCTGCTTCAGGGAATAATATACCGCAAGCTCAACATGCAATGCAATATTGTAGAGGTCGAATGCCATGGCAATGGATATGACCACTGCCTTTTCGTAATGCAATAA